A region of Phalacrocorax carbo chromosome 7, bPhaCar2.1, whole genome shotgun sequence DNA encodes the following proteins:
- the STOML1 gene encoding stomatin-like protein 1 isoform X4, translating to MASILHDNNKACSSSPACLQLLVGAGRFAGSQAGTSTMFSRSGYQALPLGDFDRFQQSSIGLYGAQKGLFSFGSKQDPLGPAGNTTDSSQGWLSWICHGIITSLVFLLMVVTFPISGWFALKIVPTYERMIIFRLGRIRAPQGPGVVLLLPFIDHWQRVDLRTRAFNVPPCKDLIAATRMTAQNAMTKILVKKSLREIQVEKLKIGEQLLLEINDMIKSWGLEVDRVELSMEAVLQPPQENLVGPLATMPPVPGLEGLDGTIQQLAAHFLSNTLALAGSGTGTPEADSMETVNEVEPPTTPLLTTNGSAWRKPSVDELFSAVEPILSEALVGQVGASYQVNIALPSGAWSTYFIDLSSGNGRAGRGVPEGSPDVILEVAEKDLQDLFLGDLRPLGAYMSGRLQVRGDLHLALKLEELVKAMKQRR from the exons ATGG CAAGCATCCTCCATGATAACAACAAGGCTTGCAGCTCTTCTCCAGCGTGCCTCCAGTTGCTCGTCGGGGCAGGGAGGTTtgcaggcagccaggcag GCACCAGCACCATGTTCAGCCGGTCAGGATACCAGGCCCTTCCTTTGGGAGACTTTGACCGCTTCCAGCAGTCCAGCATCGGGCTCTATGGTGCCCAAAAGGGCTTATTCTCCTTCGGATCCAAGCAAGACCCTCTGGGCCCAGCTGGGAATACCACAG ATTCCTCCCAGGGTTGGCTGTCCTGGATCTGCCATGGGATTATCACTTCCTTGGTCTTCTTGCTGATGGTTGTCACCTTCCCTATCTCAGGATGGTTTGCCTTGAAG ATTGTGCCTACCTATGAGCGAATGATCATCTTCCGCCTGGGCCGCATCCGGGCACCGCAGGGACCCGGTgtggtcctgctgctgcccttcatCGATCACTGGCAGAGAGTGGATCTGAGGACGAGGGCCTTCAACGTGCCCCCCTGCAAG GACCTCATCGCAGCCACGCGGATGACGGCACAGAACGCCATGACCAAGATCTTAGTGAAGAAAAGCCTCCGTGAGATCCAGGTGGAGAAGCTGAAGAttggggagcagctgctg ctggagaTTAATGACATGATCAAGTCCTGGGGCCTGGAGGTAGACCGCGTGGAGCTGAGCATGGAGGCCGTGCTGCAGCCACCCCAGGAGAACCTGGTGGGCCCTCTGGCCACCATGCCACCCGTGCctgggctggaggggctggatgGCACCATTCAGCAGTTGGCTGCCCATTTCCTCAGCAACACCTTGGCTCTGGCAGGCAGTGGGACTGGCACTCCAGAGGCAG ACAGCATGGAGACAGTGAATGAGGTGGAGCCTCCCACCACTCCCCTCCTCACCACCAATGGCAGCGCCTGGAGGAAGCCCAGTGTGGATGAACTGTTCTCAGCGGTGGAGCCCATCCTCTCCGAGGCCCTGGTTGGCCAGGTGGGAGCATCCTACCAGGTCAACATTGCCCTGCCCAGTGGCGCCTGGAGCACCTACTTCATAGACCTCTCCTCAG GCAACGGGCGAGCTGGCCGTGGTGTGCCCGAGGGCAGCCCTGATGTCATTCTCGAGGTGGCAGAGAAAGACCTGCAGGACCTCTTCTTGGGTGACTTGCGCCCTTTGGGTGCCTACATGAGCGGGAGGCTGCAGGTGAGAGGCGACCTGCACCTCGCCCTGAAGCTGGAGGAGCTCGTTAAGGCGATGAAGCAACGTAGATAG
- the STOML1 gene encoding stomatin-like protein 1 isoform X2 translates to MASILHDNNKACSSSPACLQLLVGAGRFAGSQAGTSTMFSRSGYQALPLGDFDRFQQSSIGLYGAQKGLFSFGSKQDPLGPAGNTTDSSQGWLSWICHGIITSLVFLLMVVTFPISGWFALKIVPTYERMIIFRLGRIRAPQGPGVVLLLPFIDHWQRVDLRTRAFNVPPCKLTSKDGAVISMGADIQFRVWDPVLSVMMVKDLIAATRMTAQNAMTKILVKKSLREIQVEKLKIGEQLLLEINDMIKSWGLEVDRVELSMEAVLQPPQENLVGPLATMPPVPGLEGLDGTIQQLAAHFLSNTLALAGSGTGTPEADSMETVNEVEPPTTPLLTTNGSAWRKPSVDELFSAVEPILSEALVGQVGASYQVNIALPSGAWSTYFIDLSSGNGRAGRGVPEGSPDVILEVAEKDLQDLFLGDLRPLGAYMSGRLQIPWPVCHQGTD, encoded by the exons ATGG CAAGCATCCTCCATGATAACAACAAGGCTTGCAGCTCTTCTCCAGCGTGCCTCCAGTTGCTCGTCGGGGCAGGGAGGTTtgcaggcagccaggcag GCACCAGCACCATGTTCAGCCGGTCAGGATACCAGGCCCTTCCTTTGGGAGACTTTGACCGCTTCCAGCAGTCCAGCATCGGGCTCTATGGTGCCCAAAAGGGCTTATTCTCCTTCGGATCCAAGCAAGACCCTCTGGGCCCAGCTGGGAATACCACAG ATTCCTCCCAGGGTTGGCTGTCCTGGATCTGCCATGGGATTATCACTTCCTTGGTCTTCTTGCTGATGGTTGTCACCTTCCCTATCTCAGGATGGTTTGCCTTGAAG ATTGTGCCTACCTATGAGCGAATGATCATCTTCCGCCTGGGCCGCATCCGGGCACCGCAGGGACCCGGTgtggtcctgctgctgcccttcatCGATCACTGGCAGAGAGTGGATCTGAGGACGAGGGCCTTCAACGTGCCCCCCTGCAAG ctgacCTCCAAGGATGGGGCGGTCATCTCCATGGGTGCTGACATCCAATTCCGGGTGTGGGACCCCGTGTTATCTGTCATGATGGTGAAGGACCTCATCGCAGCCACGCGGATGACGGCACAGAACGCCATGACCAAGATCTTAGTGAAGAAAAGCCTCCGTGAGATCCAGGTGGAGAAGCTGAAGAttggggagcagctgctg ctggagaTTAATGACATGATCAAGTCCTGGGGCCTGGAGGTAGACCGCGTGGAGCTGAGCATGGAGGCCGTGCTGCAGCCACCCCAGGAGAACCTGGTGGGCCCTCTGGCCACCATGCCACCCGTGCctgggctggaggggctggatgGCACCATTCAGCAGTTGGCTGCCCATTTCCTCAGCAACACCTTGGCTCTGGCAGGCAGTGGGACTGGCACTCCAGAGGCAG ACAGCATGGAGACAGTGAATGAGGTGGAGCCTCCCACCACTCCCCTCCTCACCACCAATGGCAGCGCCTGGAGGAAGCCCAGTGTGGATGAACTGTTCTCAGCGGTGGAGCCCATCCTCTCCGAGGCCCTGGTTGGCCAGGTGGGAGCATCCTACCAGGTCAACATTGCCCTGCCCAGTGGCGCCTGGAGCACCTACTTCATAGACCTCTCCTCAG GCAACGGGCGAGCTGGCCGTGGTGTGCCCGAGGGCAGCCCTGATGTCATTCTCGAGGTGGCAGAGAAAGACCTGCAGGACCTCTTCTTGGGTGACTTGCGCCCTTTGGGTGCCTACATGAGCGGGAGGCTGCAG ATCCCTTGGCCAGTATGCCACCAGGGCACAGACTGA
- the LOC104039615 gene encoding protein PML isoform X2, translated as MAGSGTSTRLLGDDFQFILCEGCQQESTKLKLLTCLHTFCLDCLSKNKAAGQCPVCQTAIPQASGIPNTDNLLFTSLQARLKVYKKIADGVDLLCNNCKKAGEFWCSECEEFICTKCFEVHQRYLKRESHEAKRLLDIRASSAKEFLEGTRKTSNLSCSNPMHKGQTVSIYCNKCEKALCCSCALLDSQHTPFCDIHSETQRRQEELGTISQELKQKRSNFEATCAALQDEATRLEQAQRETRELIQQRVEQLVQLIRQEEEELLGLVEARQEQGQRDLARKLQHVEGVLRRMEAGERLVEKMSLYATEQEVMDMQPFIRDSLKELQWLQPPVARDRAQPGDFAECRARLQALVERVTRHPASLPAAGTSAPQHDALSKDKTMLILDLEHPRENYQPHEGLPVGLPAHHQPCALKSDPSSSRRHMCPDQGGDMFPTQPTPPALLMQRDEEAEEDSESAHGDTMPLPKSISLDSLQEDFGGWARSNVQQADELLKIGRRLLRAQCRANRHLVSMTKEIQAMSLSLATIASAVGPSLQPTASPQDPSTADVDWPSLPSNLQDLFPPSTPQESEPLVPVVAMAPSSSRPPPASPPASPACSEPQSPNSSEGECPKSRLTTRGKRGGKSNTRLQKRRKK; from the exons ATGGCTGGCTCCGGCACCAGCACCAGG cTCCTGGGAGATGACTTCCAGTTCATTCTTTGTGAGGGCTGCCAGCAGGAATCAACCAAACTCAAGCTCCTCACCTGCCTCCACACCTTCTGCCTTGATTGCTTGAGCAAGAACAAGGCTGCTGGGCAGTGCCCCGTGTGCCAGACAGCTATCCCACAGGCCAGTGGCATCCCCAACACAGACAACCTGCTGTTCACCAGCCTGCAAGCCAGACTCAAGGTCTACAAGAAGATCGCTGATGGAGTTGACCTGCTCTGCAACAACTGCAAGAAAGCTGGTGAGTTCTGGTGCTCTGAGTGCGAGGAGTTCATCTGCACCAAGTGCTTTGAGGTCCACCAGCGCTACCTGAAAAGGGAGAGCCATGAAGCCAAGAGGCTGCTGGACATCAGGGCATCGTCTGCTAAGGAATTCCTTGAAGGCACCAGGAAGACCAGTAACTTGTCCTGCTCCAACCCAATGCACAAGGGCCAGACTGTAAG CATCTACTGCAACAAGTGTGAGAAGGCACTGTGCTGCTCATGCGCGCTGCTGGACAGTCAGCATACCCCCTTCTGCGACATCCACAGCGAGACCCAGCGCAGGCAGGAGGAACTGGGCACCATAAGCCAGGAGCTGAAGCAGAAGCGAAGCAACTTTGAGGCCACCTGTGCTGCATTGCAGGATGAGGCCACCCggctggagcaggcacagcGGGAGACGCGGGAGCTGATCCAGCAGCGCGTGGAGCAGCTGGTGCAGCTGATccggcaggaggaagaggagctgctggggctggtggaggcacggcaggagcagggccagcGGGACCTGGCAAGGAAGCTGCAGCACGTGGAAGGGGTGCTGCGGCGGATGGAGGCAGGCGAGCGGCTGGTGGAGAAGATGAGCCTCTACGCCACAGAGCAGGAGGTGATGGACATGCAGCCCTTCATCAGGGACTCACTGAAGGAACTGCAGTGGCTGCAGCCACCGGTGGCCAGGGACCGAGCACAGCCTGGGGACTTTGCTGAAtgcagagccaggctgcaggCACTGGTGGAGCGCGTGACCAGGCACCCAG cCTCCCTTCCTGCGGCAGGTACCTCCGCTCCCCAGCATGATGCCCTGTCCAAAGACAAGACCATGCTGATCCTTGACCTCGAGCATCCCAGGGAGAATTACCAACCACATGAAGGTCTCCCCGTGGGGCTGCCTGCTCACCACCAGCCCTGTGCCCTGAAGTCAGACCCCTCCAGCAGCAGACGACACATGTGTCCAGACCAGGGAGGGGATATGTTCCCCACCCAACCCACACCTCCAGCCCTTCTGATGCAGAGGGAtgaagaagcagaggaagacTCGGAATCAGCCCATGGGGACACTATGCCTCTTCCCAAGAGCATCTCCCTGGACTCCCTGCAGGAAGATTTTGGTGGCTGGGCCAGGTCCAATGTGCAGCAGGCGGATGAGCTCCTGAAGATTGGTCGTCGCCTCTTGCGAGCTCAGTGCAGGGCAAACAGGCACCTGGTGTCCATGACCAAGGAGATCCAGGCCATGTCCCTCTCCCTGGCCACCATCGCTTCTGCTGTGGGACCCTCACTgcagcccacagccagcccacAGGACCCCTCCACCGCAGACGTGGACTGGCCATCGCTGCCCTCCAACCTGCAGGATTTattccctcccagcaccccacaggaGAGTGAACCACTGGTCCCAGTGGTTGCCATGgccccttcctccagcagaccccctcctgcctccccccctgccagcccagcaTGCTCAGAGCCCCAAAGCCCAAATTCTTCTGAGGGGGAATGCCCCAAATCAAGGCTCACCACCAGGGGCAAGCGTGGTGGGAAATCCAACACCAGACTTCAAAAGCGGAGGAAGAAGTGA
- the STOML1 gene encoding stomatin-like protein 1 isoform X1, translating into MASILHDNNKACSSSPACLQLLVGAGRFAGSQAGTSTMFSRSGYQALPLGDFDRFQQSSIGLYGAQKGLFSFGSKQDPLGPAGNTTDSSQGWLSWICHGIITSLVFLLMVVTFPISGWFALKIVPTYERMIIFRLGRIRAPQGPGVVLLLPFIDHWQRVDLRTRAFNVPPCKLTSKDGAVISMGADIQFRVWDPVLSVMMVKDLIAATRMTAQNAMTKILVKKSLREIQVEKLKIGEQLLLEINDMIKSWGLEVDRVELSMEAVLQPPQENLVGPLATMPPVPGLEGLDGTIQQLAAHFLSNTLALAGSGTGTPEADSMETVNEVEPPTTPLLTTNGSAWRKPSVDELFSAVEPILSEALVGQVGASYQVNIALPSGAWSTYFIDLSSGNGRAGRGVPEGSPDVILEVAEKDLQDLFLGDLRPLGAYMSGRLQVRGDLHLALKLEELVKAMKQRR; encoded by the exons ATGG CAAGCATCCTCCATGATAACAACAAGGCTTGCAGCTCTTCTCCAGCGTGCCTCCAGTTGCTCGTCGGGGCAGGGAGGTTtgcaggcagccaggcag GCACCAGCACCATGTTCAGCCGGTCAGGATACCAGGCCCTTCCTTTGGGAGACTTTGACCGCTTCCAGCAGTCCAGCATCGGGCTCTATGGTGCCCAAAAGGGCTTATTCTCCTTCGGATCCAAGCAAGACCCTCTGGGCCCAGCTGGGAATACCACAG ATTCCTCCCAGGGTTGGCTGTCCTGGATCTGCCATGGGATTATCACTTCCTTGGTCTTCTTGCTGATGGTTGTCACCTTCCCTATCTCAGGATGGTTTGCCTTGAAG ATTGTGCCTACCTATGAGCGAATGATCATCTTCCGCCTGGGCCGCATCCGGGCACCGCAGGGACCCGGTgtggtcctgctgctgcccttcatCGATCACTGGCAGAGAGTGGATCTGAGGACGAGGGCCTTCAACGTGCCCCCCTGCAAG ctgacCTCCAAGGATGGGGCGGTCATCTCCATGGGTGCTGACATCCAATTCCGGGTGTGGGACCCCGTGTTATCTGTCATGATGGTGAAGGACCTCATCGCAGCCACGCGGATGACGGCACAGAACGCCATGACCAAGATCTTAGTGAAGAAAAGCCTCCGTGAGATCCAGGTGGAGAAGCTGAAGAttggggagcagctgctg ctggagaTTAATGACATGATCAAGTCCTGGGGCCTGGAGGTAGACCGCGTGGAGCTGAGCATGGAGGCCGTGCTGCAGCCACCCCAGGAGAACCTGGTGGGCCCTCTGGCCACCATGCCACCCGTGCctgggctggaggggctggatgGCACCATTCAGCAGTTGGCTGCCCATTTCCTCAGCAACACCTTGGCTCTGGCAGGCAGTGGGACTGGCACTCCAGAGGCAG ACAGCATGGAGACAGTGAATGAGGTGGAGCCTCCCACCACTCCCCTCCTCACCACCAATGGCAGCGCCTGGAGGAAGCCCAGTGTGGATGAACTGTTCTCAGCGGTGGAGCCCATCCTCTCCGAGGCCCTGGTTGGCCAGGTGGGAGCATCCTACCAGGTCAACATTGCCCTGCCCAGTGGCGCCTGGAGCACCTACTTCATAGACCTCTCCTCAG GCAACGGGCGAGCTGGCCGTGGTGTGCCCGAGGGCAGCCCTGATGTCATTCTCGAGGTGGCAGAGAAAGACCTGCAGGACCTCTTCTTGGGTGACTTGCGCCCTTTGGGTGCCTACATGAGCGGGAGGCTGCAGGTGAGAGGCGACCTGCACCTCGCCCTGAAGCTGGAGGAGCTCGTTAAGGCGATGAAGCAACGTAGATAG
- the STOML1 gene encoding stomatin-like protein 1 isoform X3 produces the protein MASILHDNNKACSSSPACLQLLVGAGRFAGSQAGTSTMFSRSGYQALPLGDFDRFQQSSIGLYGAQKGLFSFGSKQDPLGPAGNTTDSSQGWLSWICHGIITSLVFLLMVVTFPISGWFALKIVPTYERMIIFRLGRIRAPQGPGVVLLLPFIDHWQRVDLRTRAFNVPPCKLTSKDGAVISMGADIQFRVWDPVLSVMMVKDLIAATRMTAQNAMTKILVKKSLREIQVEKLKIGEQLLLEINDMIKSWGLEVDRVELSMEAVLQPPQENLVGPLATMPPVPGLEGLDGTIQQLAAHFLSNTLALAGSGTGTPEADSMETVNEVEPPTTPLLTTNGSAWRKPSVDELFSAVEPILSEALVGQVGASYQVNIALPSGAWSTYFIDLSSGNGRAGRGVPEGSPDVILEVAEKDLQDLFLGDLRPLGAYMSGRLQAAWPDISD, from the exons ATGG CAAGCATCCTCCATGATAACAACAAGGCTTGCAGCTCTTCTCCAGCGTGCCTCCAGTTGCTCGTCGGGGCAGGGAGGTTtgcaggcagccaggcag GCACCAGCACCATGTTCAGCCGGTCAGGATACCAGGCCCTTCCTTTGGGAGACTTTGACCGCTTCCAGCAGTCCAGCATCGGGCTCTATGGTGCCCAAAAGGGCTTATTCTCCTTCGGATCCAAGCAAGACCCTCTGGGCCCAGCTGGGAATACCACAG ATTCCTCCCAGGGTTGGCTGTCCTGGATCTGCCATGGGATTATCACTTCCTTGGTCTTCTTGCTGATGGTTGTCACCTTCCCTATCTCAGGATGGTTTGCCTTGAAG ATTGTGCCTACCTATGAGCGAATGATCATCTTCCGCCTGGGCCGCATCCGGGCACCGCAGGGACCCGGTgtggtcctgctgctgcccttcatCGATCACTGGCAGAGAGTGGATCTGAGGACGAGGGCCTTCAACGTGCCCCCCTGCAAG ctgacCTCCAAGGATGGGGCGGTCATCTCCATGGGTGCTGACATCCAATTCCGGGTGTGGGACCCCGTGTTATCTGTCATGATGGTGAAGGACCTCATCGCAGCCACGCGGATGACGGCACAGAACGCCATGACCAAGATCTTAGTGAAGAAAAGCCTCCGTGAGATCCAGGTGGAGAAGCTGAAGAttggggagcagctgctg ctggagaTTAATGACATGATCAAGTCCTGGGGCCTGGAGGTAGACCGCGTGGAGCTGAGCATGGAGGCCGTGCTGCAGCCACCCCAGGAGAACCTGGTGGGCCCTCTGGCCACCATGCCACCCGTGCctgggctggaggggctggatgGCACCATTCAGCAGTTGGCTGCCCATTTCCTCAGCAACACCTTGGCTCTGGCAGGCAGTGGGACTGGCACTCCAGAGGCAG ACAGCATGGAGACAGTGAATGAGGTGGAGCCTCCCACCACTCCCCTCCTCACCACCAATGGCAGCGCCTGGAGGAAGCCCAGTGTGGATGAACTGTTCTCAGCGGTGGAGCCCATCCTCTCCGAGGCCCTGGTTGGCCAGGTGGGAGCATCCTACCAGGTCAACATTGCCCTGCCCAGTGGCGCCTGGAGCACCTACTTCATAGACCTCTCCTCAG GCAACGGGCGAGCTGGCCGTGGTGTGCCCGAGGGCAGCCCTGATGTCATTCTCGAGGTGGCAGAGAAAGACCTGCAGGACCTCTTCTTGGGTGACTTGCGCCCTTTGGGTGCCTACATGAGCGGGAGGCTGCAG GCTGCGTGGCCAGACATCTCAGACTAG
- the LOC104039615 gene encoding protein PML isoform X1, with the protein MAGSGTSTRLLGDDFQFILCEGCQQESTKLKLLTCLHTFCLDCLSKNKAAGQCPVCQTAIPQASGIPNTDNLLFTSLQARLKVYKKIADGVDLLCNNCKKAGEFWCSECEEFICTKCFEVHQRYLKRESHEAKRLLDIRASSAKEFLEGTRKTSNLSCSNPMHKGQTVSIYCNKCEKALCCSCALLDSQHTPFCDIHSETQRRQEELGTISQELKQKRSNFEATCAALQDEATRLEQAQRETRELIQQRVEQLVQLIRQEEEELLGLVEARQEQGQRDLARKLQHVEGVLRRMEAGERLVEKMSLYATEQEVMDMQPFIRDSLKELQWLQPPVARDRAQPGDFAECRARLQALVERVTRHPEATPAPAMEIPHQVSTSVKRKKVQNANVQTLQVKMIKVEDDNDGWNQMVLQQPSCSDQPRTSCSVSLTSFTKEDSLLEDVPDGNGGLHNSDSDSLSLDSYEEDSTDEESMDSSLLDDLSNILDESTSEDYLGIPISSQNILDTRQGSLVFFDVKILKNESIQMTVVDGEKIFPVLIQPVKYLSNLMAKNSICELGLRNLLCYLNTVHRPILGGFGLWSLPLPTLLKALTVMDKKEEFSSVVYGFLDILPLIKEEIPKRDNYRLKNLASTYLWWQFSDCSTLENANIMKYLCEVLDVNLVKKPRLILSQASLESFISLQPLLAEKLLTKQSAQTLATHNIGLSELWSCYQHNPEKGLQKVRCLINACRHSSEKKVRNLSKVQVYFQHQEQLKTLAGSRRPWQASISQEP; encoded by the exons ATGGCTGGCTCCGGCACCAGCACCAGG cTCCTGGGAGATGACTTCCAGTTCATTCTTTGTGAGGGCTGCCAGCAGGAATCAACCAAACTCAAGCTCCTCACCTGCCTCCACACCTTCTGCCTTGATTGCTTGAGCAAGAACAAGGCTGCTGGGCAGTGCCCCGTGTGCCAGACAGCTATCCCACAGGCCAGTGGCATCCCCAACACAGACAACCTGCTGTTCACCAGCCTGCAAGCCAGACTCAAGGTCTACAAGAAGATCGCTGATGGAGTTGACCTGCTCTGCAACAACTGCAAGAAAGCTGGTGAGTTCTGGTGCTCTGAGTGCGAGGAGTTCATCTGCACCAAGTGCTTTGAGGTCCACCAGCGCTACCTGAAAAGGGAGAGCCATGAAGCCAAGAGGCTGCTGGACATCAGGGCATCGTCTGCTAAGGAATTCCTTGAAGGCACCAGGAAGACCAGTAACTTGTCCTGCTCCAACCCAATGCACAAGGGCCAGACTGTAAG CATCTACTGCAACAAGTGTGAGAAGGCACTGTGCTGCTCATGCGCGCTGCTGGACAGTCAGCATACCCCCTTCTGCGACATCCACAGCGAGACCCAGCGCAGGCAGGAGGAACTGGGCACCATAAGCCAGGAGCTGAAGCAGAAGCGAAGCAACTTTGAGGCCACCTGTGCTGCATTGCAGGATGAGGCCACCCggctggagcaggcacagcGGGAGACGCGGGAGCTGATCCAGCAGCGCGTGGAGCAGCTGGTGCAGCTGATccggcaggaggaagaggagctgctggggctggtggaggcacggcaggagcagggccagcGGGACCTGGCAAGGAAGCTGCAGCACGTGGAAGGGGTGCTGCGGCGGATGGAGGCAGGCGAGCGGCTGGTGGAGAAGATGAGCCTCTACGCCACAGAGCAGGAGGTGATGGACATGCAGCCCTTCATCAGGGACTCACTGAAGGAACTGCAGTGGCTGCAGCCACCGGTGGCCAGGGACCGAGCACAGCCTGGGGACTTTGCTGAAtgcagagccaggctgcaggCACTGGTGGAGCGCGTGACCAGGCACCCAG aagcCACTCCAGCTCCAGCCATGGAAATACCCCACCAG GTCTCCACCTCggtaaagaggaagaaagtcCAAAATGCGAATGTCCAGACATTGCAGGTGAAGATGATAAAGGTTGAAGACGACAATGACGGGTGGAACCAGATGGTGCTACAGCAGCCAAGCTGCTCAGACCAGCCTAGGACCAGCTGTTCAGTGTCCCTCACGTCTTTCACCAAGGAGGACAGCCTGCTGGAAGATGTGCCAGATGGCAACGGTGGGCTGCACAACTCAG ACAGCGATAGTCTCTCCTTGGACAGCTATGAGGAGGACAGCACTGATGAGGAGTCAATG GACTCCAGTCTGCTAGATGACCTCAGCAACATCCTCGACGAAAGCACCAGCGAAGACTACTTGGGCATTCCCATCAGCAGCCAGAACATATTGGACACAAGACAAGGATCCCTGGTCTTCTTTGACGTGAAGATTTTGA aaaatgaaagcattcaGATGACGGTGGTAGATGGAGAGAAAATATTCCCAGTTCTGATTCAGCCAGTGAAATATCTGTCCAACTTGATGGCTAAGAACAGCATCTGTGAGCTCGGTCTGAGGAATCTGCTGTGCTACCTCAACACTGTCCACAGGCCCATCCTGGGTGGCTTTGGTCTCTGGTCACTGCCCCTTCCCACCCTCTTGAAAGCATTGACAGTCATGGACAAGAAAGAGGAGTTCAGCTCTGTGGTGTATGGTTTCCTGGACATTCTGCCCCTGATTAAGGAGGAGATCCCCAAGAGGGATAACTACAGGCTGAAGAACTTGGCCAGCACTTACCTCTGGTGGCAATTCAGTGACTGCAGCACCCTGGAGAATGCCAACATCATGAAGTACCTGTGTGAGGTCCTGGACGTCAACCTGGTGAAGAAACCCAGGCTGATCCTCAGTCAAGCCAGCCTGGAGTCCTTCATCTCCCTCCAGCCCTTGCTGGCTGAGAAGCTCCTCACCAAGCAATCAGCCCAAACATTGGCTACCCACAACATCGGCCTCTCTGAGCTGTGGTCCTGCTACCAGCACAACCCTGAGAAGGGGCTCCAGAAAGTACGCTGTCTCATCAACGCTTGCCGGCACAGCTCCGAAAAGAAAGTCCGAAACCTGAGCAAGGTCCAGGTCTACTTCCAGCACCAGGAGCAGTTGAAgaccctggcaggcagcagaagaCCCTGGCAGGCATCAATTTCCCAAGAGCcataa
- the STOML1 gene encoding stomatin-like protein 1 isoform X5, giving the protein MASILHDNNKACSSSPACLQLLVGAGRFAGSQAGTSTMFSRSGYQALPLGDFDRFQQSSIGLYGAQKGLFSFGSKQDPLGPAGNTTDSSQGWLSWICHGIITSLVFLLMVVTFPISGWFALKIVPTYERMIIFRLGRIRAPQGPGVVLLLPFIDHWQRVDLRTRAFNVPPCKLTSKDGAVISMGADIQFRVWDPVLSVMMVKDLIAATRMTAQNAMTKILVKKSLREIQVEKLKIGEQLLLEINDMIKSWGLEVDRVELSMEAVLQPPQENLVGPLATMPPVPGLEGLDGTIQQLAAHFLSNTLALAGSGTGTPEADSMETVNEVEPPTTPLLTTNGSAWRKPSVDELFSAVEPILSEALVGQATGELAVVCPRAALMSFSRWQRKTCRTSSWVTCALWVPT; this is encoded by the exons ATGG CAAGCATCCTCCATGATAACAACAAGGCTTGCAGCTCTTCTCCAGCGTGCCTCCAGTTGCTCGTCGGGGCAGGGAGGTTtgcaggcagccaggcag GCACCAGCACCATGTTCAGCCGGTCAGGATACCAGGCCCTTCCTTTGGGAGACTTTGACCGCTTCCAGCAGTCCAGCATCGGGCTCTATGGTGCCCAAAAGGGCTTATTCTCCTTCGGATCCAAGCAAGACCCTCTGGGCCCAGCTGGGAATACCACAG ATTCCTCCCAGGGTTGGCTGTCCTGGATCTGCCATGGGATTATCACTTCCTTGGTCTTCTTGCTGATGGTTGTCACCTTCCCTATCTCAGGATGGTTTGCCTTGAAG ATTGTGCCTACCTATGAGCGAATGATCATCTTCCGCCTGGGCCGCATCCGGGCACCGCAGGGACCCGGTgtggtcctgctgctgcccttcatCGATCACTGGCAGAGAGTGGATCTGAGGACGAGGGCCTTCAACGTGCCCCCCTGCAAG ctgacCTCCAAGGATGGGGCGGTCATCTCCATGGGTGCTGACATCCAATTCCGGGTGTGGGACCCCGTGTTATCTGTCATGATGGTGAAGGACCTCATCGCAGCCACGCGGATGACGGCACAGAACGCCATGACCAAGATCTTAGTGAAGAAAAGCCTCCGTGAGATCCAGGTGGAGAAGCTGAAGAttggggagcagctgctg ctggagaTTAATGACATGATCAAGTCCTGGGGCCTGGAGGTAGACCGCGTGGAGCTGAGCATGGAGGCCGTGCTGCAGCCACCCCAGGAGAACCTGGTGGGCCCTCTGGCCACCATGCCACCCGTGCctgggctggaggggctggatgGCACCATTCAGCAGTTGGCTGCCCATTTCCTCAGCAACACCTTGGCTCTGGCAGGCAGTGGGACTGGCACTCCAGAGGCAG ACAGCATGGAGACAGTGAATGAGGTGGAGCCTCCCACCACTCCCCTCCTCACCACCAATGGCAGCGCCTGGAGGAAGCCCAGTGTGGATGAACTGTTCTCAGCGGTGGAGCCCATCCTCTCCGAGGCCCTGGTTGGCCAG GCAACGGGCGAGCTGGCCGTGGTGTGCCCGAGGGCAGCCCTGATGTCATTCTCGAGGTGGCAGAGAAAGACCTGCAGGACCTCTTCTTGGGTGACTTGCGCCCTTTGGGTGCCTACATGA